The genomic stretch ataatcttgTAGTTGAAATTTCATCTCAAATGAAATATTGAAAATTCAAATTTATGTTTTTGTAGTTGAATGTTTCTGCAtaacttttaaaatttatttaatcggatgaaataatattaaacaaatatattattaaacattaaacaataaaaatattgtaATTTCTAAAAATAAAGAAGAATATTGATACCTACTTATTATAATATACTTATTTCTATtttgtattaaatattaaaataattttgttgaaAACAGCATTTTAAAAATTAGATCGGACATCAaatcggtgagggtactgggtcacggGTTTATTGGTGGAACCACTAAGTCACTGGTCGAACCACACGACTAaatcggattaaaccggataactcggttgaatagaccggttgttataacaaaattatataggtacaAAATCTGTCGAATCGGATAATTctgtctctacaaaatataactagcacttaaattttttaaaaatattatattataaataaattcgcaagttcataatttaaattcaaattttacacatagaTTACCTGACCGATTCAGTTTTAGCGGTTTACACCGATTCACAAAAATTCAATGATAattattgaaccagaccggttacctgactggttcccggttcgaccgatCCGTTCAGCCGattcggtccgatttttaaaacactgaatgAAAACACAATAGTCAAtaatatgaatataaaattgaacttttaaattaatatagtaaatataaccgttttttaaaattaaaaaacacaattATTTTAAAGTAAGACAAGAAAGAAGTAATAtgcattttttttcaaacttatAAAGGTCAAGAGTCTTACTGATTAATTTTCTAATGACATTGCTAAGTATGAAATAAAAGGAACATTTTgtctttattcatttttttttgaggAATATTTTGTCTTGTACGAACAAGTTACATGTTTTTCAATGTGTTAAATTAGTATACTATTTTTCATAAGAAAACAATTACTCCTATATGCCATGTAGATCAACCTAGATTAATGCTCTATGTAACAGTTTCTATACTTTGTTGGTGCCATCTATTTGCGAAAAGGTTAAAATTCAGTTTATTGGTGGTGGTTGAAAAGGTTAAACTATTccgtttatttttaattactctAATCATATTAATAGTAACTACAcgaaaaaaaatagtttaactTGTGGTCTATAAGAGACAATGGTAAACCCTATTCTCATTATGTAACTTCCTATCTTTCTTAGTGTTCACATGGAAGCTCTGtctctgaaaaataaaataaattcttgTTTGGTTTGTCTTACACAACTATCCATACTCTTCCAATGTTGCATCATTGAATTTTGAGAATTCTGACTTTGTGTTTTTGGTTTGTGGTTTGAATGATGAATCTTCCCTCATTGTAAAAAAACTTTGTAAGGGTTCCCAAGAAATTTGTAGAAGTTTGGTTTTGCTAATCCATATATTTTTCACAAATCTAAGATAGTTAAAATTAGCTTTAAAATGGAATGTGGGATGATGATTGTAGTCTTTTCGCACTAAAAAATTGGTAGGTTCAGAGAAATAAAGGGTCTatttattttgacttttttaaaaaatgatttttatagtgttacaaaatttttagaaaaaaatttttaacatttttttttataaaagcttcaaataaaaattatatttgaatagatattcttaaaatgtgattttcaaaaattcaaagaaaaaatccattttttttaaagctgaaacaaacaagCCCAAAATTCTACCAGCATGGCTCATGAAACTATCCTCATATATCGCCTTACCCTGGCTATTGGTAACACGGCGGACTACATCCTCTCTAGTTTTATCAACGCTCGACATGAGTACACAAACACGTCCATTGGTAACATGGGAGACTACACATCCAATGAAACACCCTCAACCTCCCTTTCATTATCATTAACATTGATAGAAGTTGTCTTGAAACCTTTATTATAGAAAATTATGGCTAATCATTTGTGAATCATATGTTATTGGGAATTTCAAACATTCTTTAGGAAGAACATCAAACCAACCATATTCGTTATTGTGAAATTTAAAGGTTCAATAACACCAAGGCCTTTTATGTTTGGGACAAAAAAAATGACAACCAACGAAATGAATTTAGTGCAATACATATAAAAAAGgagaaaacacaaagaaactgtGGACCTAATTAGACCAAATCAATCTACTCAATAGGAGAGAACAATTATGATTCACTATACTTCAaaattgttacaagagattataaGATGAGTTACATGAAAATTGTCATCAAAGTTCCTAAGAACAAActctattttctacccaagtctTTCCTAACCTCTCCACTTCTTAATATGTGAATCACATAAATCCTGATGTTTAAAGTGTTTCTCAAACCCATTTGATAATCCCCCCTGGCTTTGAAACTTCTATAATAATATCCTTGGAACTTCTACCCTTCCTCTCACTTAAATTTATACACCTTATGCAACTCGTACAATACTTATCATCGAACGAATCCGAGAACCAAACTATCTCATTCCGATACCTACGAATTGTTCACTTGCTCGCCAAAATATTAGCACTACTATAACATGTTTTTCCAACTTAACTTTAAACTAGGGGTGATGCCAATTTAACTATCAACCACCTTATTTCTCTCTTCAAAACTTAAAGCACTATTTAACAAATTCGATTAACTATGAGGAGTGCTTGAATCTTGATCTTGACAATGATTTTGTGAACATATCTTCTAGATTTTCTTATGAGGGCACCTTAAGAACGAGAATCTCCCTTAACTCGATCATGTCACTTATAAAGTGCAAACGAATATCAATGTGTTTTTTTCTCAAGAATAAAATTTATGGTTGGTCAAATGAATGTCACTTTTCCTATTTAAATTTATCTTTATACATTTTTGAGttgtccatatatatatatatatatatatatatatatatatatatatatatatatatatatatatatatatatatatatatatatatatatatatatatatatatatatatatattccatgaTCCCTTCAACAAGGCAATATACTCCTATTTAGTATTAGATAACATGATCATTGATTGTTGATTTGTCTTCCAACATATGTTGTCCCAAAcaacttaaaataaaaaacataatatggTTTTTATAGTGTCTGTATTACTTGCATAATCTAAATCTATAAAACCCTTCAACTTGTCATCCTCTTGATATTTTCCATAAACCAACTTATTATGTCTGGTCTAGTTCAAACTATACAATACATATTGCTTCTAACCCTCACTCGCACCAGGATTACTCTTCATTATCTTTTTCTCTTCCTCAATTTGAGGACTTGGATTAACTAAAAGATTTGCATGATGAGTGTTAGTAATTTTAGAATCTTGTATTCTAAACCACTATCCCACTTTCTTCAAATAACTATATTATGATAAGAAAAATTCACTTTTCTTGCGGTTTCTCATAATATTTATCCCCAAGATTCTTTTAGCTTTTCCAATATTTTTCATCCAAATTCACCATTCAAGATCTTCTTGAGCTTGGCGTTCTCTATCTTACTAGAGATTGCTATCAAAATATCATCATTCTACATAAGGAGGTAGAAAGTGACTTTTTCATTCCACTTTAATATGTATACACAACTATcgttattaatttttataaaaccatgtttaaaaataaattcatcAAACCCACGATACCATTGTATTGGGCTTTATTTCAACCAATACAAAGTTTTCTTCAACAAACATAACTTAGCCTTATTTTACACAAAACCTGCAGGTTGTTACTTGTAGGTTGTCTCTTCAAGGTTTCCATGTTAAAAAGTTATTTTGACGTTTGTCTAGTCCAACTCAAGATTATATTGATTACTAATAGCTATAAGTATATTGTCTATAATGTTTTACTACatgtgaaaatattttattgtaaTCAATCCCCTTCATATGAATAAAACACTTTTCTACAAGTCTTTCCTTAAACCGTAGTTCTTCAATTCTTGGAATACCTCTATCTTTCTTAAAGATCCAATTGTTTCCAACAAGCATTTGTTTCTTACGCGGTCTCACGAGCTCATAAGTACAATTATTCATCAGTGAATGTATCTCATAATTTACAAATGTTAACCATCTTTGACCATCTTTATTTCCGACTTCTTTTCTGAAGGTCTTTAGTTCAGATTCTTAAACCCTTTAGTGTTATTAATGCACCATGTGAAATATTCAACACCCCACAATCAATTCTAGTGCATTAGCCTGCATCATTAAACACTCATAAAGGACGGAAAACTCTCTTAAGCTTTAGAACATAGCTAAGCTTTTCTACAAGGGACTCATGCAACCATCGAATATTTTCTGTCTAACTATACAAATATCATGAACTTTGCAAATCTTAATGTTTCCGAGCCAAACGAATTCACCTTCTTTTAGATCCAAAGTTTCAAAATATTCTTTCCTCATGCGCATGTGATAAGAACATATAGAGTCCCTAAGCAAACTCTTCTCTATCTCTAAAACTGTCACCACTAGTGCGTTAACACTTTCATAAACAAAATCATCCTTGCTCCCTATTTTGGGATAATCATTTTTGAAGTGATCGGGTTTTGTGACAAGTGAAGCATTTAAACTTTAACATATCCAAGAACTTGTACTTAGATTTGGACTACATTGATATCTTTCCTTTCTATTTTCCTTTACTCTCACTCCTTCATACTGAGACACTTAATCTTTCCCAACTATCGACAATCTTCAAATCTTTCATCTTTGACAACTTATTTGATCTTACAATCGCCTTGAATTCATCCAAAGGGATAATACCTTATTTCCCATAAATAAATATATCCTTGAATTTCACAAAGGACATAGGGGATGATCTTTACAAGAGTAAAATCTTGTCCTCATCATTGATTTTTACCTCAATATTGTGCAAATAATCAATAGTTTTGTGAAGTTTTGCTAACTACGCTATAATAGAATTATTCTTAACTATACATAAATAATAAagtttttatttcacaaataataTGTGAGTCACAAAATAAATCATATACATTGATTCAATCTTCATCCACGTCTCATTTGCGATCTTTTTCCTAGAGACTTCCATTACATATTTATCTTCGAGAAACAAGATAATGACACTTATAGTCTTATCCCCCATCATAATAATCTCTTAATGTGTTAGGCTTGTAGACATCAATGCATCTCTCTATAATGGTTCCACGCACCTTTGTTTAGTAAATATCTATTACATCTTCACCTTCAATAACCCAAAGTCATTGTCTTCGGGAAAAAATTGACGACTCATTTGGAACTCATGGTGCTCCCCTATAAACTTACCTCCCCCTTTTCCCCATAATGGATGCCAGTTATTGTGAAATTAAAAGGTTCAACAACACCAAGACATTTGATGTGTGGGACAAAGCACAGTGGTATCCGACCAAATTGATCAACTGAAATGAAAATATTAATGGCAAGAACACAAGGAAGTTATTTacaaattttaatcaaatttatCTACTTTAGGGGAGAGACAAGCTCTCTTATTAACGATAATTCATAATTGTTAAAGATATTTCGAGATGAATTACAAGAAAATATTCTTCAAAGTTCCTAAGAACAAACCCCATTTTCCACCTAAGTGTTTTTTAATCTCTCAAACTCTTAATATATGTATCACACAAACCCAAGGTGTTAGATGTGTTTTCCAAACCCCTTTGTTAATCCCAAAGGCTTCTTATCTCCAAAAGTAAAATCCTTGAAGATTCTACACCTTATGCAACTCTTACTTATAACAAGTGAGAGAGGACCATATTTATAATTGATGAAACCCTAAAGATCctaatttattcaaaaacatgATCCATCACCAAACGAATCCTAGAAGTAAAGTGACCCATCCCCATACCTACGAACCACTCGATCACTTGCCGAAAAGCTTGCATTATTGAAATAAAATTTGCCCTTTTTCTCAATTGAGGTTTTAAGAAATATTAGATTTTATGCATCTCCATTAATATATACAAAGGCTTCGATGACTCAGTTTCCTACACAGATTCGTCCCTTTACGTAAACCTTGTCAATACCCTAACCAACTTGTACCACAAATATACTATCATGATTTAAGACATCAAAGGATAATTACATTAGAGCAGTATCCTAAAAATCACCAACACTTCATGTGGAGGAAATCAATATGTTGACTTTATGGTTAGACTTATGTCACTTCTATTAAAGACCTCATGGTTAACGCTTCTACTCCATTGAGTATAACCTCATGCTCAAAGGGTCGATGCGAGAATGTCATATATTCGtactttgttttgtttgtttttactaGTTTATTTTGTTAGCCTTGTACAAATATATtctgaaaaattaattttaaatgactaTATTAAATATTCTTCGATAAAAATACTTCTAATGAATAATGATAAAGATACAACGTGTAATTtcacataaatttattattttattattaaaatattaaatttggtattatatatataactatttatTGTATACGATCTTATCTTCACTAATTAAATTTATGAGATTTGTTTTTTTCGAAGGTATACAACTCGCCTTTCACTTGTTTCTCGGTTCCATTTCGCTAAATCTTTATGAAGTGAGAACTCAATATTATCTTTATATAAGATTCTCTCTAATTTCACTTTATTGTATGCTTTATGACATCTATGTAGTTTCTACATCATTCAAATACACTTGTTTTAATTGTAAAttattctctttctctctccttcTCCTTATTTCttgttaactattattattattttttctttgaattgTTATGACTAACTCAACGCTCTTCAATTTTCAGTATTAAACAACTATGAGTAATCGACAAAGAAAGAGGAATTTATTGTTAGATCTGAACAACATTGCATTAGACGAGTCTTCGCACGATGAAGGGGCCTCTGAGTCTATATATGTTCCCATAAATTATCTCGAGGAAATTGATGACGATGTTGTTGAATGTTCACCTCGAGATTTTGCTCAGGTTTATGTCCATTAACttttttcattatatatattattctcgTTGACGcgatttatttttttaactacaacataaataattatcattatatttatattatttttattaaacttataATTActtgttctttattttcttttatcttttttttttgtcataGGCCGTGGCGAATGCAGGGAGAACTCGTAAAAGAATTGCAATTGACTTGAATTTgggtaatatttttttttagatttcaaAGTGAACAATAACATTTGTGGTTCAACTTtactttattaaaattttatatgtggATTATCATTTTATTGTTGTTTTGTAAGTAGAAATGATAAGTTGTTATATTTGTGATATTATGAAATATTTACCGCCTTACCCATTTACCATAGCTATACATAATTAGTCTATTAATTACCACCTTTTAAGAAGACATAAGAATAACATATCATCATTGTTGAATTTTTCTCATAATAAGGATATATTCCTATATGATTAAACGGTGAATAACCATTTTTAAAGCTCAACAATTGATATAATCAATTCATTGTCAACCATCCTGTCCATGCTCGAAAAGGGATCCACATCTATAGGGGAGACTTTATTCAGGATGTTGTAATCAATTCACATCATCCATTTATCATATTACCACACTTTCAAGCTAAATTGAATGTTCCACTTCACTAATGGATTATCCACTCATCGATTTTTCTACATCCTCCAAGACTTCCCTCATTTTATTTTCACCTAGATGCATATTCTTCAATGTAATTGGTCGAGCCTTGTGACTTATTTACAATCGATGAAAACTAATGCCAATCCTATCCTAAGCATGTCTTTTTTCGATTATAGGAATGCATTTTTATGCCTATTTTCCATTACAAAAACAATTGTACTCTCTCTTggattttttatgaaattaatgatTCTCTAAACTTTTATCTCATTTCTTGAGGAGGCCACTCAGTCTTAAACTTAATTCTCATTCATATTTTTGCAGAATATCAACCTATGCCAACACCTGTTGAGAATTATAGAGAGAACATGGAAAATTCAACTCTTCCATCAGAGAACATAGAGAATCCAACTATCCCAACACCTGTTATGAACTATACAGAGAACATAACTGAACCAATTGGTCAAAGTAATATAAATTTGGAAGTCATCATCAATGAAGTTGTAAGAAAACTgttatcttatttaatttttttactctTTTTTGTGATTAGATTGTTgagttaaacttttattttatagaCTGAAAATGACAAAACGTCACCAGAAGCTAACAAGGAAGTATCTGACCCTAATATTCAAGTTGTTGAACCTCCAAAAGAGCCTGAACCTCCAAAAGATCTTATCTTAACCTGCCCCATATGTATGGAAGCTTTTGTTGAGGCAATGTCAACTGTGTGTGGCCATATCTTTTGCAAGATTTGCATTAAAAAAGCAATATCAAGACAAAAAAAATGTCCTACATGTAGAAAAAAGCTTACATGTAGAGGGCTAAGAAGGGTGTTTATTCCATCTTCTAGTTGAAGGTATGACCCTAACTTATAAGTTGGTATTAAGAAGTTTTATTTGGTTAATTAGTCTACTTTGTTATTATTATGACCATTaataatttgttattattatgaTCATTATTTGTTGGCTCAAGTTGTCTCCATGTAGTCATTTAGTTAGGGGTAGATCATGATTTTTCTTGGTGTATTTGTGGATCTTCTCGTTGgctctttgagattttttttctgtgtttgattttgtttcagCGATTTTGTAGTTTTTGATCTTGTTTGACACTAATTGTgccaatttttttcttataactcGATAGGTTGTAATTTGTACGaaacccttatatatatatatatatatatatatatatatatatatatatatatatatatatatatatatatatatattccactatatatttttttttactattacaCAATAGAATTCTTATAGATAATATTATAATGAAGGTGAAGTTCTTCATAAATGCAATAAATAGTTTTCATTACTATAATCTTATGTGGTTTCTTATGTGCTATTTGTAACCCCTTAAtttatattcttttatttatttagattattttttaattttgtgtatttatttaattattatgtggtggTAATTAAATAAATGGGGTGATAGTAAGGGTGTGTGACCTTATGGTGGAAGTGTAGAGAGTAAATAGAGGAGGATAAAacaaaattgatttattttattaattaaaataatattttatttttattatttaaataaaataataagataaagagaAATAGGAGTTTGTAGAGATATTGAGGATAAAGTGGAAATTAGATAAAAAGGTGAGGATAAGGTAGGAATATCCTAATGAGGGAAatcagttttattttaaaaagagagTTAGGAGGAAAAGAGTTTTTTCACTAcgtagaaagaagagagaaagaggttAGAGGCTAAGGGAGACAATAGGGAGGCTAAAGCTTGAAGGAAGAAAACATCAACCAAGTTAGAGAATCAAATTGCTTGCTAGGAATTAAGGTAAGAGGGAGAATAACCTAAACAAAGGGTACATGCATGAGGGATAGGGTAGAAAAGTCCTTAATCTCCAATAGGGTATTTTGTGTTGATTAATTTTGAgttgtgttgttataatgttggtggctgaattgatgatgaatttcgtgcatgattatgtgtgatttttctATTTTGGAATTATTAATGTTTTCCTCCATTCATGAACTTTTGAAGGTTTTGGGATGAACATGATTTTGGGGAAAAAGCGGTTTcaattaagaaaattgatgaaatcGTGTACTATGAATATGTTATAATATATATGTTGTATTTTGGATCAATTTTGGGTGCTGGAAGTGGGAAAATCAGAGTTCAAATATGAACTCCATAGCAGAATTTGTATTCTGCCGTCGCGTCTGCGCTCAACCCAGAATGTTGTACTCATCGCGTGGGCTCTCAACGCAAGAAACCATGTTCAGCACCGTTGTGTCGTAACATCGTGCACAGCGTCGTTGTGCCACAACACGAGAGTTGTTGTTTTTTCTGTTGATGCATCAAGCTGCGCTCAGCCCAGAGTATAAAATGCTGATTTTGATTATTTGACTCTTAAGTGATTGTTTGATCACTATTGGGGATGAGATGataaaaactaataatttaaaattatttaatcgagTAAATATCGATTAATGCAAGTCTTGATGTTGTATTGAGAGCGGCTTATGAGTTGTTGTAATATTCGGATACATGGAGTATGCGAATTATAATTGCTGTGTGATTGCATGTGTGAGATAATGGGTTGATTGAGTTGCCTTGAATTATGTTGTGTTGTGCATATATGAATTCTTGTTGTGTGGTAATTATGGGAGTGGATTACGAGAGTTGTTAGTGCATTATGTTAGGATCAGAGAGGGTTTTTAGCGCATTGATATTGATGTGTATGATTAATGCATCATTTGAGTTGTGTCAAGAGGCATGTTCACTAGTTCAGAGAAGGGACTAGTGGCTTGTCCCAAGGTCAGAGAGGGGGCTCATGAGTTTAGAGAGGTGACTCGATTCTTGAGAGAACCAAATAttgagttggtaccacatgcatatgcattgaGTTGGATAGTTAAGTTGCATTACATAAATGAGTTGTATGAAAAATATGTGTTTGTGTGTGATTGTTGAGATTGAGTGTGAAAATATATTGTGCAATATTGTATGCAATTATCTATAGAATATGTATGTGTTAATACTCTACCTTGCAGTATGTATCGCTTAGTTTATTAATGTGATTTCTCAcccctttgttgttgttgttgtgttttgtGCTCCTCTTTGGAGTACAGATAAGCAGGTAATTGAGTAGCTGCTTTGGAGCAGGAGGATGGTGGGAGGTTGTTCTTCTATTATTTTCGTTCTTGAGTTTAGGTTTCGTTGATCTGATTATGTAATATTGGGCGGGGTGAACGATTATTTTCCTTTATTAGGTTATGTTAATTAGAGAGTTGAATGTTGCACTCTCGTCATGATGATAACTATGTTGTTTTATGGGGATTTTTActatgttttatttgattttaataaagTGATTTTATGAGACATGTATGAGTTGCAAAGTATGTTTATCTTTATGATTCCGCTGTGATGATACCCTAAATAAAGGTGAGCATGTGATGACAGGTgttgaatgttttatttattaaattaaatgttaCATAGCAGAGAACAGATGAGGTTGATGTCGAGTAATACAGGatgaatagttttattttattctttgcatgttttattttatcataataagCTCAAAAGGTTTAAGGGTGTTACAGTATTCAACAGGATCATCCAACCTGCGTTGAGTAAAATTAGgacttgattatgttattttttacATTGCTGATTGattttgttatttaaaataatgttTCTTGGAGACTATGTTTAATTGTTGTCATGTACTATTTTTCGTTAATTCTTTTTGATGTCATTACTTGTGAATTTTGTTTGATACACGTAAATGCTCAATAATTTAGTGTGAAATAGATCATTATTCTTGAAAAATGTTGGGTGACATTCTTCTTTCGAAATGGCATATTACAATTAGTAAATCTGAAAATTATTGTTCACATGGCTATTAAACATAATTACtattttgtttaagaaaactATAATTTTTTGACTAGTTATTTAATGATCCAAAAACTATTttcttgaaaaagttttctgatatagttatatttttatttttgattttgaaTGAGAAATACATATGTTGGGACCCTATAATGGTCTAATTTACAGGGTTGAACGttactaaaaatagtaaaattgtatgaaagaGCTCATGTCCGCAAAAGTCCGTAAAAAACGGAATGGAACGGACACATTAAAGAGAACGGACCTAAAATCTTGTCtctttctgcaaaaaaaaaaagaggcaaAATCGGCTTTTTCCCGCAAACCGTGTCCATTTGGCCACCCCTAGTCCCTCTCTccttttgattgaaattgaaataaattagaaaaaacatGGAAATAGAAAGGTGGATTTGAATTATGTCgcatataaaaagattaaaaaaaaattttaaaaaaatttcttcttttttaagaaataatttcATCAGTATACTTTTGAAAATAAtgttaaaacaaataataaataaaaagataagAAGGAGAAAACCATACATTATTTTTATACCCTTTCACAATTCTAATAACTAATTGTACATTTTATCACATTAAATAATCAAGCAAACATGTTAGTCTCTTTGTTGCCAAATTAACGAGCAAGAAGTAATCTCAAACACAACACTTCATCAACTAGTTTGTTGATTACTCAAATGGTTACAAACTGAAAAAACTT from Vicia villosa cultivar HV-30 ecotype Madison, WI linkage group LG4, Vvil1.0, whole genome shotgun sequence encodes the following:
- the LOC131598197 gene encoding E3 ubiquitin-protein ligase complex SLX5-SLX8 subunit SLX8-like, producing the protein MSNRQRKRNLLLDLNNIALDESSHDEGASESIYVPINYLEEIDDDVVECSPRDFAQAVANAGRTRKRIAIDLNLEYQPMPTPVENYRENMENSTLPSENIENPTIPTPVMNYTENITEPIGQSNINLEVIINEVTENDKTSPEANKEVSDPNIQVVEPPKEPEPPKDLILTCPICMEAFVEAMSTVCGHIFCKICIKKAISRQKKCPTCRKKLTCRGLRRVFIPSSS